From Apium graveolens cultivar Ventura chromosome 9, ASM990537v1, whole genome shotgun sequence, the proteins below share one genomic window:
- the LOC141683730 gene encoding 7-hydroxymethyl chlorophyll a reductase, chloroplastic: MAIINSKFYSLSFTSPIISASRDANSNPKSVKLRQDWRQKSKPIPPGGTYPAKDHCSQCGLCDTYYIAHVKNACAFLGDGMSRIEGLEPMVHGRGRKDDSLDETYLGVYEELLYARKIKPVEGAQWTGIVTTIAIEMLKTGMVEAVICVQSDPDDRFSPRPVLARTPEEVLAARGVKPTLSPNLNTLALVEAAGVKRLLFCGVGCQVQALRSVEQHLNLEKLYVLGTNCVDNGKREGLDKFLKAASSEPESVLHYEFMQDYKVHLKHLDGHIEEVPYFCLPANELVDVIAPSCYSCFDYTNALADLVVGYMGVPKYAGISMPQHPQYVTVRNERGREMLNLVKNLLEITPTVSSGDRRPFVMETVKADDKAKLGKGPAEPAPKFVGNIIALLLNLIGPKGLEFARYSLDYHTIRNYLYVNRVWGKQRAEKHMPSYAKKLVAMYNQNDEIDQMLSSK, translated from the exons ATGGCCATCATCAACTCCAAGTTCTACTCTTTGTCTTTCACATCTCCTATCATTTCTGCATCCAGAG ATGCAAATTCAAACCCAAAATCAGTTAAGCTAAGACAAGATTGGAGACAAAAATCTAAGCCAATTCCTCCTGGTGGGACCTACCCTGCTAAAGATCATTGCAG TCAATGCGGGTTATGTGATACGTACTATATTGCTCATGTGAAGAATGCTTGTGCTTTCTTAGGTGATGGCATGTCTAGAATCGAA GGACTAGAGCCTATGGTCCATGGCCGAGGAAGAAAAGATGATTCATTAGATGAGACATATTTGGGGGTCTATGAAGAACTTCTTTATGCTCGCAAAATTAAGCCCGTTGAAG GAGCCCAGTGGACAGGCATAGTGACAACAATTGCAATTGAAATGCTCAAAACGGGCATGGTCGAAGCTGTCATATGTGTACAAAG TGACCCAGACGATAGATTTTCTCCCAGACCTGTTTTAGCAAG GACGCCAGAGGAAGTTCTTGCAGCTAGAGGTGTTAAACCTACCCTGTCTCCTAACCTTAACACCCTTGCTTTAGTTGAG GCAGCTGGTGTCAAACGTCTTCTTTTCTGTGGTGTCGGGTGCCAGGTGCAAG CGCTAAGGTCAGTCGAGCAACATCTGAATTTGGAGAAGCTTTATGTGTTGGGAACCAACTGTG TGGATAATGGAAAGCGAGAAGGGCTTGATAAGTTTCTAAAGGCTGCCAGTAGTGAGCCAGAATCAGTTCTTCATTATGAGTTTATGCAAGATTACAAG GTTCACTTGAAGCATTTGGATGGCCACATTGAAGAG GTCCCCTATTTCTGTCTGCCAGCAAATGAGTTAGTTGACGTTATTGCTCCATCTTGCTATAG CTGTTTCGACTACACAAATGCATTAGCG GATTTGGTAGTGGGGTATATGGGTGTCCCAAAGTATGCTGGAATTAGCATGCCACAACATCCACAATATGTTACTGTAAG AAATGAACGTGGAAGAGAAATGCTCAATCTCGTGAAAAACCTTCTTGAGATTACTCCAACAGTTAGTAGT GGTGACCGTCGTCCATTTGTTATGGAAACCGTTAAGGCAGATGATAAGGCTAAGTTGG GGAAGGGTCCTGCGGAGCCTGCCCCAAAATTTGTTGGAAACATAATAGCACTTTTACTAAATCTG ATTGGTCCAAAAGGTCTAGAATTTGCCCGTTACTCATTGGATTATCATACCATCAGGAATTATCTTTATGTAAATCGGGTGTGGGGTAAACAAAG AGCCGAGAAGCACATGCCATCATATGCCAAGAAACTTGTAGCTATGTATAATCAGAATGATGAAATTGATCAGATGCTATCTTCCAAATAG